From a region of the Athene noctua chromosome 14, bAthNoc1.hap1.1, whole genome shotgun sequence genome:
- the PHLDA2 gene encoding pleckstrin homology-like domain family A member 2 isoform X1 produces MKMQAEVIREGELEKRSDSLFQLWKKKLVVLTKDSLSLFPDGHKRAKGKELGFGSILKVDCVERTGKYIYFTIVTKDRKEIDFRCPDQSCWNASITMALIDFQNKRAIQDFKSRQGTSSKVSTCFEWRSFASDYLLFMRGKEDSTLTGGVKHNLNYL; encoded by the exons ATGAAGATGCAAGCCGAGGTGATCCGCGAGGGCGAGCTGGAGAAGCGGAGCGACAGCCTTTTCCAGCTGTGGAAGAAGAAGCTGGTGGTGCTGACCAAGGACAGCCTCAGCCTCTTCCCCGACGGGCACAAGCGGGCCAAGGGCAAGGAGCTGGGCTTCGGCTCCATCCTCAAGGTGGACTGCGTGGAGCGCACGGGCAAGTACATCTACTTCACCATCGTCACCAAGGACCGCAAGGAGATTGACTTTCGGTGCCCGGACCAGAGCTGCTGGAACGCCTCCATCACCATGGCCCTCATCGACTTCCAGAACAAGCGGGCCATCCAGGACTTCAAGAGCCGGCAGG GGACTTCTAGCAAAGTGTCCACGTGTTTTGAGTGGCGCAGCTTTGCGAGCGATTATCTTCTATTTATGAGAGGCAAGGAAGATTCAACACTGACTGGTGGTGTTAAAcacaatttaaattatttgtag
- the PHLDA2 gene encoding pleckstrin homology-like domain family A member 2 isoform X2, with amino-acid sequence MKMQAEVIREGELEKRSDSLFQLWKKKLVVLTKDSLSLFPDGHKRAKGKELGFGSILKVDCVERTGKYIYFTIVTKDRKEIDFRCPDQSCWNASITMALIDFQNKRAIQDFKSRQEMEQAAGAQERRLARAP; translated from the coding sequence ATGAAGATGCAAGCCGAGGTGATCCGCGAGGGCGAGCTGGAGAAGCGGAGCGACAGCCTTTTCCAGCTGTGGAAGAAGAAGCTGGTGGTGCTGACCAAGGACAGCCTCAGCCTCTTCCCCGACGGGCACAAGCGGGCCAAGGGCAAGGAGCTGGGCTTCGGCTCCATCCTCAAGGTGGACTGCGTGGAGCGCACGGGCAAGTACATCTACTTCACCATCGTCACCAAGGACCGCAAGGAGATTGACTTTCGGTGCCCGGACCAGAGCTGCTGGAACGCCTCCATCACCATGGCCCTCATCGACTTCCAGAACAAGCGGGCCATCCAGGACTTCAAGAGCCGGCAGGAGATGGAGCAGGCGGCGGGCGCCCAGGAGCGGCGGCTGGCCCGGGCGCCctga